The following proteins are encoded in a genomic region of Magnolia sinica isolate HGM2019 chromosome 1, MsV1, whole genome shotgun sequence:
- the LOC131236935 gene encoding 14 kDa proline-rich protein DC2.15-like, whose product MGSKAFASTALLLSLNLLFFALVTSTYIPCPPVTPKPTPTPYNPPTNYPPAYPTCPRDTLKLGVCADVLGLVNVVVGSPPTLPCCSLLEGLIDLEAAVCLCTAIKANILGINLNVPVSLTLLLNTCGKKYPSGFQCA is encoded by the coding sequence atgggTTCAAAGGCCTTTGCATCCACagctcttctcctctctctcaacCTTCTCTTCTTCGCTTTGGTCACATCCACATATATTCCATGCCCACCTGTGACACCTAAGCCCACTCCAACGCCTTACAACCCCCCCACCAATTACCCACCTGCCTACCCTACCTGCCCAAGAGATACACTGAAGCTTGGTGTATGTGCTGATGTGCTAGGGTTGGTGAATGTGGTTGTTGGCTCTCCACCAACACTCCCTTGTTGCAGTCTCCTTGAAGGCCTAATTGACCTTGAAGCAGCTGTCTGTCTTTGCACTGCCATTAAAGCCAATATCTTGGGCATAAACCTCAATGTCCCAGTCTCCCTAACCTTGCTTTTGAACACTTGTGGAAAGAAGTACCCATCTGGTTTCCAATGTGCCtaa